One stretch of Arachis duranensis cultivar V14167 chromosome 1, aradu.V14167.gnm2.J7QH, whole genome shotgun sequence DNA includes these proteins:
- the LOC107459729 gene encoding uncharacterized protein LOC107459729, whose amino-acid sequence MASTILPPLNAYLLPSNAHHHHLQPLPLFRWGWRREQDAGIAANRTRGQAFRILANPNVSSGKEGSNKDVIMVDPVEAKRLAARQMERIKAKEKLKRRRQIEAINGAWAMIGLAAGLVIEGQTGKSIPTQLADYLAAIIHFFVR is encoded by the exons ATGGCGTCAACCATTCTTCCACCACTGAACGCTTACCTTCTCCCTTCCAACgctcaccaccaccaccttcaGCCCCTTCCTCTTTTCAG GTGGGGTTGGAGAAGAGAGCAAGATGCAGGCATAGCCGCGAATAGAACCAGGGGTCAAGCATTTCGAATTCTGGCTAATCCTAAT GTGTCTTCAGGAAAGGAAGGTTCAAATAAAGATGTGATAATGGTTGATCCTGTCGAGGCCAAGCGATTGGCTGCCAGGCAAATGGAAAGAATTAAAGCAAAAGAGAAACTTAAG AGGCGGCGCCAAATTGAGGCAATTAATGGAGCGTGGGCAATGATTGGTCTCGCGGCAGGCCTAGTTATTGAAGGTCAAACTGGAAAAAGTATTCCAACTCAG cTTGCAGACTACTTAGCTgcgatcattcatttttttgttcGTTAG